AATAATGACAAGCTCTGATTCAACGCAAACAAACGATGCAGCACAAGCAATTATAGAAACCATCAATGGTAATACGGCAATATTAACCTTAAATAACCCACCTGCGAATACGTGGACTGCAGACAGTTTAGTGCTGCTGAAAAATATCGTGGAGCGCTTAAATAGAGATAACAACATCTATGCATTGGTGATTACAGGTCAAGGTGAGAAGTTCTTTTCAGCGGGAGCCGATCTTAAATTATTTGCCGATGGTGACAAAGGTAATGCTGCGACAATGGCTAAATGCTTTGGCGATGCTTTTGAAACCTTAAGTGCATTTCGTGGCGTGTCTATTGCAGCGATTAATGGTTACGCTATGGGCGGGGGATTAGAGGTAGCGTTAGCCTGTGACTTGCGTATTGCTGAGTCTCAAGCGCAAATGGCATTACCTGAGGCTACAGTTGGTCTTCTACCATGTGCTGGTGGCACCCAAAACTTAACCGCTTTAGTCGGTGAGGGCT
This window of the Shewanella goraebulensis genome carries:
- a CDS encoding enoyl-CoA hydratase, which produces MTSSDSTQTNDAAQAIIETINGNTAILTLNNPPANTWTADSLVLLKNIVERLNRDNNIYALVITGQGEKFFSAGADLKLFADGDKGNAATMAKCFGDAFETLSAFRGVSIAAINGYAMGGGLEVALACDLRIAESQAQMALPEATVGLLPCAGGTQNLTALVGEGWAKRMILCGERVDAAKAEQIGLVEEVVEKGQSLDAAVTLATKVARQSPSSVTVCKKLIQAGRTMPRTQALPLERELFVSLFDTQDQAEGVNAFLDKRAANWKNC